One genomic window of Eleginops maclovinus isolate JMC-PN-2008 ecotype Puerto Natales chromosome 12, JC_Emac_rtc_rv5, whole genome shotgun sequence includes the following:
- the piwil1 gene encoding piwi-like protein 1, producing MTGRARARSRGRAREQETIPPGASLAQGEPAPPPASGQLVGRGRQKSAPGPFSAEAGLQISAGFQQVRLGERGGRRKDFNDGGVNTRMAIEHVKDSKTGTSGETIRLSANFFRILSRPEWVLYQYHVDFKPPMEARHLRSALLFQHEETLGSARSFDGALLFMPHRLQNRETLLFSETRNREKVQITVTLTNELPPTSPVCIQFYNIIFRRILRILDMQQIGRHYYNPKDPLNIPQHRLTIWPGYTTTILQYESSIMLCTDVSHKVLRSETVLDFMANLRQKAGDHQFAELCAKELIGLIVLTKYNNKTYRIDGIAWDHTPSNTFTKADKEVSFKDYYKSQYSLDISDNNQVLLISHVKKMGPTPGPPPGPAMLIPELCYLTGLTDKMRCDFNIMKDLDKHTKLEPQQREARLNRFVSSLHMNSDAQAELDKWGLSFDRELLKMTGRVLPGERIFQGPKSYEFNPMMADWAKEMRGVPIISCPPMNNWLIFHTRRNANDAVTLLQTLGRVSGPLGISIQKAVMIEYDDHAESLLRALQHNVGPQTQMVVVVLPSNRKDKYDCIKKYLCVDCPTPSQCVMSRTLSRPQALMTIATKIALQMACKIGGELWSVEIPLKQLMVVGIDCYHDSTAGKRSIGALVASLNPSMTRWYSKCVLQHKGQEIMDGLKMALCGAFKDYLKFNNCLPSRIIVYRDGVGDGQLHGVVNYEVTQILDCIKSMGDDYMPKLTVVVVKKRISCRLFSLVTGKATNPPPGTVVDSVITRPEWYDFYIVSQHVRFGSVSPTHYNVVYDTSGLKPDHMQRLTYKLCHMYFNWQGIIRVPAPCQYAHKMAFLVGQSIHREPNLKLDDLLFYL from the exons ATGACCGGTAGAGCGCGAGCTAGATCACGAGGCAGAGCGCGTGAACAAGAGACTATACCACCTGGAGCG aGCCTGGCTCAAGGAGAGCCGGCTCCCCCACCTGCAAGTGGACAGCTGGTCggaagggggagacagaaaagtGCACCTGGACCCTTTTCAGCAGAAG CTGGTCTACAGATTTCAGCCGGATTTCAACAGGTGAGGCTTGGAGAAAGAGGTGGACGGCGCAAAGATTTCAATGATGGAGGGGTTAACACCAGGATGGCCATCGAGCATGTTAAGGACTCAAAGACTG GAACATCTGGTGAAACCATCCGTTTGTCGGCAAACTTCTTCCGCATCCTGTCCCGTCCTGAGTGGGTGCTTTATCAGTACCATGTGGACTTCAAACCACCAATGGAGGCCCGTCACCTGAGATCTGCACTCCTCTTCCAGCACGAGGAAACGCTTGGCTCAGCACGGAGCTTTGATGGAGCTCTGCTGTTTATGCCTCACAGATTGCAGAACAGG GAGACTTTGCTCTTCAGTGAGACGAGGAACAGAGAGAAGGTACAGATCACCGTCACCCTGACGAATGAACTGCCACCGACATCACCAGTGTGCATCCAGTTTTACAACATCATATTCAGAAG gATCCTGAGAATTCTGGACATGCAGCAGATTGGACGCCACTACTACAACCCGAAGGATCCACTCAACATCCCACAGCACAG GCTCACCATCTGGCCAGGCTACACTACCACCATTCTGCAGTATGAGTCCTCTATCATGCTGTGCACTGACGTGAGCCACAAGGTTCTGCGGAGTGAGACGGTGCTGGACTTCATGGCCAACCTGCGGCAGAAGGCTGGAGATCATCAATTTGCTGAGCTCTGTGCCAAGGAGCTGATTGGACTCATAGTCCTCACCAA GTACAACAACAAGACTTACAGGATAGATGGTATTGCGTGGGATCACACTCCCAGTAACACCTTCACAAAGGCAGACAAAGAAGTCTCCTTCAAGGACTACTACAAGTCT CAATACAGCCTGGACATCAGCGATAACAACCAGGTGCTGCTGATAAGCCACGTGAAGAAGATGGGGCCCACTCCAGGCCCTCCTCCTGGCCCGGCCATGCTCATCCCAGAGCTCTGCTACCTTACAG GCTTGACTGATAAGATGCGCTGCGACTTCAACATCATGAAGGACTTGGACAAACACACCAAACTGGAACCACAACAGAGGGAGGCGCGCCTCAACAGATTTGTCTCCAGTTTACACAT GAACTCTGACGCACAGGCGGAGTTGGACAAGTGGGGACTGAGCTTTGATCGGGAACTCCTGAAGATGACTGGCCGAGTCCTCCCGGGGGAGAGGATTTTCCAGGGACCCAAATCT TACGAGTTCAACCCCATGATGGCTGACTGGGCCAAAGAGATGCGTGGTGTCCCGATCATCAGCTGCCCTCCGATGAATAACTGGCTCATTTTTCACACCCGGCGTAATGCAAACGATGCAGTGACCCTCTTGCAGACCCTTGGCAGAGTCTCGGGTCCCCTCGGTATCAGCATTCAGAAGGCTGTCAT gatCGAGTATGACGACCACGCGGAGTCCCTCCTCAGAGCCCTGCAGCACAACGTTGGACCCCAAACACAGATG GTGGTGGTGGTCCTCCCCAGCAACAGGAAGGATAAGTATGACTGCATTAAGAAGTACCTCTGTGTGGACTGCCCCACCCCCAGCCAGTGTGTGATGTCCCGCACCCTCAGCAGACCTCAGGCACTCATGACCATAGCGACCAAAATTGCTCTGCAAATGGCTTGCAAGATCGGAGGAGAGCTTTGGAGTGTGGAGATCCCT CTCAAGCAGCTGATGGTTGTGGGCATCGACTGCTACCATGACAGCACGGCCGGGAAAAGGTCCATTGGAGCTCTGGTGGCCAGCCTCAACCCGAGCATGACCAG GTGGTATTCAAAGTGCGTGCTGCAGCACAAAGGGCAAGAAATCATGGACGGACTCAAGATGGCCTTGTGTG GTGCTTTTAAGGACTACCTGAAGTTCAATAACTGCCTGCCGTCACGCATCATTGTGTACAGAGACGGGGTGGGAGACGGCCAACTGCACGGTGTGGTCAATTATGAAGTCACACAGATCCTGGACTGCATCAAGTCCATGGGAGACGACTACAT GCCCAAGCTGACTGTGGTGGTGGTGAAGAAACGCATCAGCTGCAGGTTATTCAGCCTCGTCACTGGGAAGGCGACCAACCCTCCCCCAGGCACTGTGGTGGACTCTGTAATCACCCGTCCAGAGTG GTACGACTTCTACATCGTGAGCCAGCATGTCCGCTTTGGCAGTGTTTCCCCGACCCACTACAACGTGGTGTATGACACCAGTGGCTTGAAGCCCGACCACATGCAGCGGCTCACATACAAGCTGTGCCACATGTACTTCAACTGGCAG GGGATCATCAGAGTGCCTGCTCCGTGCCAGTACGCCCACAAGATGGCTTTCCTGGTGGGCCAGAGCATCCACAGGGAGCCCAACCTGAAGCTGGATGACCTCCTCTTTTATCTGTAG